The following proteins come from a genomic window of Nostoc sp. TCL26-01:
- a CDS encoding YidH family protein, whose product MNKQIGHFTKAQRWHWWQTLWKEVCYYLRIFWRGSSLGIRTLLMQLKSQDTEQLAEKKKLTKLNPSRVRDHLANERTYLAWMRTGIALLGFGVVIVRLRAFQVPLVPRPGTGWKLGLVFSLVGLITVWLSTGHYFAVRRDIEEDTYEPADRWVILFSLAVMILGAGVIYFVFTTTLDPTSPVIPE is encoded by the coding sequence ATGAACAAACAAATCGGACATTTTACAAAAGCACAGCGTTGGCACTGGTGGCAAACTCTCTGGAAAGAAGTTTGTTACTACTTAAGGATTTTTTGGAGAGGCTCCTCCTTGGGAATCAGGACACTACTAATGCAATTAAAGTCACAAGATACTGAACAACTGGCAGAGAAGAAAAAGTTAACAAAACTCAATCCTTCACGAGTACGAGATCACCTAGCAAACGAACGCACTTATCTAGCTTGGATGCGGACTGGCATAGCTTTGTTAGGTTTTGGTGTTGTCATTGTGCGTTTAAGAGCCTTTCAAGTTCCCTTAGTCCCTCGTCCTGGTACTGGCTGGAAGTTGGGTTTAGTATTTTCCCTTGTCGGATTAATCACAGTCTGGCTGTCCACAGGACATTATTTTGCTGTACGCCGTGACATTGAAGAAGATACTTACGAACCCGCAGATCGTTGGGTAATTTTGTTTAGTCTAGCTGTGATGATTTTGGGCGCTGGGGTGATTTATTTTGTCTTTACAACCACTTTAGATCCCACCAGTCCAGTGATTCCTGAGTGA
- a CDS encoding LysR substrate-binding domain-containing protein: protein MAGMTLEQLKIFLAVAEHLHFTRAAEELYITQPAVSAAVHNLEQEYGVKLFHRIGRHIEMAEAGKLLQVEARKILDQVTLTERGLRELNNLQRGELKLGSSLTIGNYWLPSKISDFKSQYPGITVNCSLANAETISVGTAMGQFDLGLVEGDVKPELQNNLEYEIVGSDRLQIVVGKNHPWFDKEEIEISELTQTSWVMREPGSGTQQRFEEALQNWGINLSELNVNLVFTSGEMTKAAIETDVSAIGISELMVKKEIQLGTLRAIRVIDHRNGAPAIAEIVRPFYKLKHRQRFQTGLAKAFEQMLVKG from the coding sequence ATGGCAGGGATGACCCTTGAGCAACTAAAAATCTTTCTAGCCGTAGCAGAACACTTACACTTTACCCGTGCAGCAGAGGAGCTTTATATTACTCAACCTGCTGTCAGTGCCGCAGTTCATAATTTAGAGCAAGAATACGGAGTCAAACTGTTTCATCGAATTGGTCGCCATATTGAGATGGCGGAGGCGGGAAAGTTACTGCAAGTAGAAGCACGGAAAATTCTTGATCAAGTTACCTTGACTGAACGAGGATTACGAGAATTAAACAATTTACAACGGGGGGAATTGAAATTAGGGTCTAGTCTGACAATTGGGAATTATTGGCTACCGAGTAAAATTAGTGACTTCAAAAGCCAATATCCGGGAATTACTGTGAATTGTTCTTTAGCTAATGCAGAAACAATTTCTGTCGGTACAGCAATGGGACAGTTTGATTTAGGTTTGGTGGAAGGAGATGTGAAGCCAGAATTGCAGAATAACTTGGAATACGAAATTGTGGGAAGCGATCGCTTACAAATCGTTGTTGGCAAAAATCATCCTTGGTTTGACAAAGAAGAAATAGAAATCTCTGAACTAACCCAAACTTCTTGGGTGATGAGAGAACCAGGTTCGGGAACCCAGCAAAGATTTGAGGAAGCGCTGCAAAATTGGGGCATTAACTTGAGCGAATTAAATGTCAATTTAGTCTTCACCAGTGGAGAAATGACTAAAGCGGCGATCGAAACTGATGTGAGTGCGATCGGTATTTCTGAGTTGATGGTGAAAAAAGAGATTCAACTGGGAACTTTACGTGCAATTCGTGTGATTGATCACCGCAATGGTGCGCCAGCGATCGCCGAAATTGTGCGACCATTTTATAAACTCAAACATCGCCAACGCTTTCAAACTGGACTTGCCAAAGCTTTTGAGCAGATGTTGGTTAAGGGATAG
- a CDS encoding chlorophyll a/b-binding protein, which yields METRSSTDLPTVAKAYNGIDRNSFLFGWTPQAEIWNGRLAMIGFLAYLLWDLAGFSVLRDVLHLIGY from the coding sequence ATGGAAACTCGCTCCTCCACTGATTTACCTACAGTTGCTAAAGCTTACAACGGAATAGATCGTAATAGCTTTTTGTTTGGCTGGACTCCCCAAGCAGAAATCTGGAATGGTCGTTTAGCAATGATTGGTTTTCTCGCTTATTTGCTGTGGGATTTAGCAGGCTTTAGTGTCCTGCGTGATGTCTTGCACTTGATTGGATATTAA
- a CDS encoding DUF4870 domain-containing protein — protein MQATYDSDKRKLLSSLCHGAIFFSTTLISVGVPIVINLISDDPVVKSNAKESINFHFNVWFWATVIGVPLGILSWLTFGIGGIIFFPVVALGFAIHWGLTIWAILHCLSQSDVPFRYPFIFRVF, from the coding sequence ATGCAAGCAACATATGATTCCGACAAGCGCAAATTGCTATCATCTCTGTGTCATGGGGCAATTTTTTTTAGTACGACATTAATTTCAGTCGGAGTTCCCATTGTTATTAACCTCATCTCTGATGATCCAGTAGTTAAAAGTAACGCCAAAGAATCAATTAATTTTCACTTCAATGTCTGGTTTTGGGCAACTGTCATCGGCGTACCCTTGGGAATTCTGTCTTGGCTGACATTTGGCATTGGGGGAATTATCTTTTTCCCTGTAGTTGCTTTAGGCTTTGCAATACATTGGGGACTAACAATCTGGGCAATTTTACATTGTCTTAGTCAGTCTGATGTGCCTTTCCGTTATCCATTCATCTTCCGAGTTTTTTAA
- a CDS encoding MFS transporter, which yields MFQSTEIMLEFYKPLLWMAQIPGETTGVTPAQASVLTSGPRFFVALLSGVILAFAFQLVLTNLSVAAGISYLGRASDSGADSEVGGSFGGTIRKIGTAVGLWTLITVTIALLVASFLAVKLSLVILDPRLGAILGLVIWGAYFLLLVWVSSTTVGSLIGSVVNTATSGFQAIMGTATAALGAKAVNQQVVATAEAAAAAVRRELGSAIDPISIRENIEDYIEKLRPPELDITNIRSEFERLLNDPQLKAVAGSPDLRKIDRQKFIDLVSSRTDLSKRDVKRIADTLYNVWQQVVIQHEPTPDRLGELVDYLKSLPPGQTQTDELNAKLERLIAETKSTKEAEQKPGLMQQGLSALTGVVLGRTDLSELDVEKILQSLTTAKDKATAQADKLGLPTASQPYSPIRADVENYLLNTYAWQLSEQRIAEEFHHVIYDQAADPGTVRRELERLSRNDFAKILQQRGLLTQDQIQHIADRLEAVRQSVLVTVTAEEEREITQDLQRRIESYLLVTSKADLSSEGIERDFKPILEDADADYETLSRRLAIVDRYQMQQILLERNDMQPGEPDRIIDDLLKQRDRALLESKNLADQARYQAETLWLNVESYLRNTGKAELNPDAIRADLKTLLADPQTGIAAIRARLSRFDRDTLVQLLSQRQDITEDQAHQIINAVEESWHSVRHAPQAVADKAKAQYDSVTTTIADYLRKTGKSELNPEGIQRDLNQLFANPKEGAVALRRRLSQVDRDTVVKLLSQRQDLSEQQVNETIDAVQNSLRNIVRTPRRLATRTQQRAETFQAYLEEYLRQTGKEELNPEGIKRDLQLLLHDPRVGVESFSDRLAHFDRSTIIALLKIREDITDEEAAKIADNIVSVRDQFVEQVRGIQRRIQDVIDGVFARIRNYLNALERPELNYDGIKRDVRTLFDDPQAGFDALRDRLSSFNRDTLVALISSREDISEEDANRVIDQIERARNTVLQRAERLQQEAQRRLEEVKHQAQHQAEETRKAAATAAWWLFATAVVSAIFSALGGAIAVSPVA from the coding sequence ATGTTTCAAAGTACGGAAATTATGCTGGAATTCTACAAGCCCCTCTTATGGATGGCACAGATTCCAGGGGAAACTACAGGCGTGACACCAGCACAAGCATCGGTTCTGACTTCCGGGCCACGCTTTTTTGTGGCTTTACTTTCTGGTGTGATCTTGGCTTTCGCTTTTCAACTAGTATTAACTAATCTCTCTGTTGCTGCGGGGATTTCTTATCTGGGACGTGCATCAGACTCAGGTGCAGACAGCGAAGTAGGGGGAAGCTTTGGTGGCACAATTCGCAAAATCGGTACGGCAGTGGGACTGTGGACATTAATCACTGTAACGATCGCCCTACTCGTGGCCTCTTTTTTGGCGGTTAAACTCAGCTTAGTCATTTTAGATCCTAGACTGGGAGCAATTCTGGGTTTAGTGATTTGGGGTGCTTACTTTTTACTGTTGGTGTGGGTGAGTTCCACCACAGTTGGTTCCCTAATTGGTTCAGTCGTGAATACGGCTACCTCTGGCTTTCAGGCAATTATGGGAACAGCCACAGCCGCACTGGGCGCAAAAGCTGTGAATCAGCAAGTGGTAGCCACCGCAGAAGCCGCAGCCGCAGCCGTGAGACGAGAATTAGGCAGTGCGATCGACCCCATCAGTATTCGGGAAAACATAGAAGATTATATTGAAAAACTGCGTCCACCAGAATTGGATATAACGAATATTCGCAGTGAATTTGAAAGATTACTGAATGATCCCCAATTAAAAGCTGTTGCGGGTAGTCCAGACTTACGCAAGATTGATCGCCAAAAGTTTATCGATCTAGTTAGCAGTCGGACTGACTTATCGAAACGGGATGTCAAGCGGATTGCTGATACTCTGTATAACGTTTGGCAACAGGTGGTAATTCAGCATGAACCCACCCCAGACCGCTTGGGTGAATTGGTAGATTATCTCAAATCATTGCCACCAGGACAAACTCAGACCGATGAACTTAACGCCAAGCTGGAGAGATTAATTGCCGAAACCAAATCTACCAAAGAAGCAGAACAAAAACCTGGATTAATGCAGCAAGGACTCTCTGCCCTGACTGGTGTTGTGTTGGGTAGAACGGACTTATCAGAGTTAGATGTGGAAAAAATCTTACAATCATTAACCACAGCTAAAGATAAAGCCACAGCACAAGCCGATAAATTAGGCTTACCCACAGCCTCACAACCCTACAGTCCCATTCGGGCAGATGTGGAAAACTATCTGCTCAACACCTATGCTTGGCAATTGAGTGAGCAAAGAATCGCTGAAGAATTTCATCATGTGATCTACGACCAAGCAGCCGACCCTGGTACAGTCCGCCGGGAACTTGAGCGCTTGTCTCGCAACGACTTTGCCAAGATTTTACAACAACGGGGACTACTGACCCAAGACCAAATTCAGCATATTGCCGACCGATTAGAAGCGGTGCGTCAGTCGGTATTGGTGACAGTCACAGCTGAAGAAGAGAGAGAAATTACTCAAGACTTGCAACGCCGCATTGAAAGTTATCTGCTAGTCACAAGTAAGGCAGATTTGAGTTCCGAAGGTATTGAGCGAGATTTCAAACCTATACTAGAAGATGCAGACGCAGATTACGAAACTCTGTCACGACGACTAGCAATAGTCGATCGCTACCAAATGCAGCAGATATTGCTAGAACGCAATGATATGCAACCGGGAGAACCTGACAGAATTATTGATGATTTGCTCAAACAACGCGATCGCGCTTTGTTAGAATCCAAAAATCTAGCAGATCAAGCCAGATATCAAGCGGAAACTCTGTGGTTAAATGTTGAGTCATATCTGCGTAATACAGGTAAAGCCGAGTTAAACCCTGATGCGATTCGGGCTGACCTGAAAACCCTATTGGCAGACCCCCAAACGGGAATAGCAGCTATTCGGGCGCGATTGTCTCGCTTTGACCGGGATACTTTGGTACAGTTACTCAGTCAACGCCAAGATATTACAGAAGACCAAGCCCATCAAATCATCAATGCTGTAGAGGAGTCTTGGCACAGTGTCCGCCACGCCCCTCAAGCGGTAGCCGACAAAGCCAAAGCCCAATATGATTCTGTAACTACTACCATTGCCGATTACCTGCGGAAGACTGGTAAATCAGAACTCAACCCTGAAGGTATCCAACGGGATTTAAATCAACTGTTTGCCAATCCCAAAGAAGGAGCAGTGGCACTACGTCGTCGCTTGTCACAAGTAGATAGAGATACAGTAGTAAAATTACTGAGTCAACGTCAGGATTTGAGCGAACAGCAAGTCAATGAAACCATTGATGCTGTACAGAATTCCCTGCGGAATATTGTCCGTACTCCCCGTCGCCTAGCTACTCGTACCCAACAGAGAGCAGAAACATTTCAAGCTTATTTAGAGGAGTACTTGCGGCAAACAGGGAAAGAAGAATTGAATCCTGAAGGTATCAAACGCGACTTACAATTATTACTCCATGATCCACGAGTAGGAGTAGAAAGTTTTAGCGATCGCCTAGCCCATTTTGACCGTTCTACCATTATTGCCTTGTTGAAGATTCGGGAAGATATCACCGATGAAGAAGCAGCCAAAATTGCCGACAATATAGTTTCCGTCCGGGATCAATTTGTCGAACAAGTGCGGGGTATCCAACGCCGAATTCAAGACGTGATTGACGGAGTTTTTGCTCGCATCCGCAACTACCTCAACGCCTTAGAACGTCCCGAACTCAATTATGATGGGATTAAACGCGATGTCCGTACCTTGTTTGACGACCCACAAGCAGGATTCGACGCATTACGCGATCGCCTCTCTTCATTCAACCGCGACACCCTAGTCGCCCTGATCAGTTCCCGTGAAGATATCTCCGAGGAAGATGCCAACCGGGTTATTGACCAAATCGAACGCGCCCGCAACACCGTATTACAACGCGCCGAACGCTTACAACAAGAAGCCCAACGCCGCCTAGAAGAAGTCAAACACCAAGCCCAACACCAAGCCGAAGAAACCCGCAAAGCCGCCGCTACAGCCGCTTGGTGGTTATTTGCTACCGCCGTAGTTTCTGCCATCTTCTCTGCACTAGGAGGTGCGATCGCAGTTAGTCCGGTAGCTTAA
- a CDS encoding efflux RND transporter periplasmic adaptor subunit yields the protein MSSPEPQTDFGENLSQTPDKEPPPRQRRWLRLLAIILILGGGTAILWRLLSPSNQPPSTANAQPPGVRVKTSPVQVGTIEESDVFVANLESRRSVRLQPRIQGQVTQIYVRSGDPIAAGAAVIQIDSRQQQATVTSNNAASQVANAQLENSYATLKSLEAERLSNLADVQLNQQDYERYGSLADQGAVSRQTKDQYANRLATAKASLKAIESRILAQKASVIQAQKSLQQAQANTEEQQVQLQYYRITAPFDGTVGDIPVKIGDFVNTATQLVTITQNRPLEVNISVPLERGPQLRKGMPVEILNPQGEIIGNSRVFFIAPNASNGTQSILIKALYNNTNGQLRADQLVRARVIWNQRTGVLIPTTAVNRIAGETFVYVTETAKSPQGNSQIVARQKRVQLGDIRGNNYQIISGLQPKETIVTSGLLNLRDGVPIVPE from the coding sequence ATGTCATCCCCTGAGCCTCAAACTGATTTTGGGGAAAACCTTTCCCAAACACCTGACAAAGAGCCACCTCCAAGACAACGGCGGTGGCTTAGGTTATTAGCAATCATCCTCATACTAGGGGGTGGAACAGCTATTCTTTGGCGATTGCTAAGTCCAAGCAATCAACCACCTTCCACAGCTAATGCTCAACCGCCTGGGGTACGAGTCAAAACATCACCAGTCCAGGTTGGCACAATTGAAGAAAGTGATGTATTCGTAGCTAACTTAGAATCTCGTCGTTCTGTGAGGCTCCAGCCGAGAATCCAAGGACAGGTAACGCAAATATATGTGCGATCGGGAGATCCGATTGCGGCTGGAGCTGCAGTTATTCAAATCGATTCTAGACAACAACAGGCAACAGTAACTAGTAATAATGCAGCTAGCCAGGTTGCTAATGCACAGTTAGAAAACTCTTACGCCACACTCAAATCCTTAGAAGCAGAACGCTTATCGAATCTTGCTGATGTGCAATTGAATCAGCAGGACTATGAACGTTATGGTAGTTTAGCTGACCAAGGAGCTGTATCTCGCCAAACGAAAGATCAGTATGCCAACAGACTGGCAACGGCTAAAGCTAGTCTCAAAGCCATAGAGTCGAGAATTCTAGCCCAAAAGGCTAGTGTGATCCAAGCCCAAAAATCCTTACAGCAAGCACAGGCTAACACTGAAGAACAACAAGTCCAACTCCAATACTACAGAATTACTGCCCCTTTTGACGGCACTGTGGGTGATATCCCCGTGAAAATTGGTGATTTCGTCAATACGGCTACACAACTAGTCACCATTACTCAAAATCGACCGTTAGAAGTCAATATTTCTGTACCACTAGAGCGTGGCCCCCAATTACGTAAGGGAATGCCTGTAGAGATTCTCAATCCCCAAGGAGAAATTATCGGTAATAGTCGTGTATTTTTCATTGCTCCTAATGCCAGCAATGGGACACAGTCAATTCTGATTAAAGCCTTATACAACAATACCAATGGTCAACTCAGAGCAGATCAATTAGTCCGGGCGCGAGTTATCTGGAATCAACGCACAGGTGTGTTAATCCCAACTACAGCCGTAAATCGCATCGCCGGGGAAACTTTTGTCTATGTTACAGAAACAGCAAAATCACCCCAAGGAAACTCTCAAATAGTTGCCCGACAAAAGCGGGTGCAATTAGGTGATATCAGAGGTAACAATTACCAAATCATTAGCGGTTTGCAGCCCAAGGAAACAATTGTCACATCAGGATTGTTAAATCTCCGCGATGGCGTACCGATTGTGCCTGAATAG
- a CDS encoding glycosyltransferase, with product MFPSKKYRIALISVDGDPAVEIGQEEAGGQNVYVRQVGYALAEQGWQVDMFTRRSSPEQAAIAQHSPNCRTIRLKAGPCEFIGRDQLFGHLPEFMAEFQKFQQLHGYSYPLIHTNYWLSSWVGMQLKKQQPMIQVHTYHSLGAIKYSTIADIPPIATQRLAIEKACLETVDQVVATSPQEQQHLRTLVSRKGRIEMIPCGTDIDNFGNIERLQAREKLGIAPDAKMVFYVGRFDRRKGIETLVRAVGESSLRGKANLQLVIGGGSRPGKSDGIERDRIANIVGELELTDCTNFAGRLDHEILPFYYAAADVCVVPSHYEPFGLVAIEAMASKTPVVASAVGGLQFTVIPEVTGLLAPPQDKLAFAAAIDRILTNPDWRDQLGAAGRQRVEIAFSWYSVASRLTQLYTHLLAQPTAVTQKKAMMAA from the coding sequence ATGTTCCCAAGTAAAAAGTATCGCATTGCATTGATTTCTGTTGATGGCGACCCAGCTGTAGAAATCGGTCAAGAAGAAGCTGGTGGTCAGAATGTTTATGTCCGGCAAGTAGGCTATGCTTTAGCCGAGCAAGGTTGGCAAGTTGATATGTTTACTCGTCGTAGTAGTCCTGAACAAGCAGCGATCGCTCAACATAGTCCCAATTGTCGTACCATCAGATTAAAAGCAGGGCCATGTGAATTTATCGGGCGAGATCAATTATTTGGTCACTTACCAGAGTTTATGGCTGAGTTCCAAAAATTCCAGCAGCTTCATGGATACTCTTACCCGTTAATTCACACTAATTACTGGCTGTCGTCTTGGGTAGGGATGCAACTGAAAAAGCAGCAACCCATGATTCAGGTGCATACATATCACTCATTAGGAGCGATTAAATATAGCACAATTGCAGATATTCCACCCATAGCCACTCAGCGACTAGCCATAGAAAAAGCTTGTTTAGAAACGGTAGACCAAGTAGTAGCCACCAGTCCTCAAGAACAGCAACATCTGCGTACCTTGGTTTCCAGAAAAGGGCGAATTGAGATGATTCCTTGTGGTACTGATATTGATAATTTTGGCAATATTGAACGGTTACAGGCCAGGGAAAAACTAGGAATTGCCCCTGATGCCAAAATGGTATTTTATGTTGGTCGGTTTGACCGCCGTAAAGGCATTGAAACCTTAGTCAGAGCCGTGGGAGAATCTAGTTTGAGAGGTAAAGCTAACCTACAACTAGTAATTGGTGGTGGTAGCCGTCCTGGAAAAAGTGATGGTATTGAGCGCGATCGCATTGCTAATATTGTTGGGGAATTAGAACTAACAGATTGCACAAACTTTGCTGGTCGTCTAGATCATGAAATCCTGCCATTCTACTACGCTGCTGCCGATGTTTGCGTTGTCCCTAGCCACTATGAACCCTTCGGTTTAGTAGCAATCGAAGCTATGGCTAGTAAAACTCCTGTAGTAGCAAGTGCTGTAGGTGGATTACAGTTTACAGTCATACCCGAAGTCACAGGTTTACTCGCTCCTCCTCAAGATAAATTAGCCTTCGCTGCTGCTATAGACCGGATTTTAACTAACCCAGATTGGCGAGATCAATTAGGTGCAGCCGGTCGCCAGCGTGTAGAAATTGCCTTTAGTTGGTACAGTGTCGCATCTCGACTAACTCAGCTATACACGCATCTATTAGCCCAACCCACAGCAGTCACTCAGAAAAAAGCGATGATGGCTGCCTAA